In the genome of Arachis stenosperma cultivar V10309 chromosome 6, arast.V10309.gnm1.PFL2, whole genome shotgun sequence, the window ATCGTCCTAATCcgaattatatgtcacatattcAAAACTAGGGTAATAAAAAATCATGTGCTGTGTCACACGCTTTAAAAATGCTATGTCTAGTCAATTTAGAAAGCCATGTAAAAGAGTTTTCAAGCACAATTCAGATATAAGCATCATAAACCTACTGTTTACAGGCAGATTTTTTAGAATAGCAAGCTGTACACTTTCAATTGCAAACTATAAACATAATCAGTACACAAACTATAAACATAATcaatacaaaaattataattaaataaacaaatcaAAGTTCATATATTTAAATGAGTAAATTACAACAAACTTAGTAacattaacaacaatcaactcAGAAAAactattcaaaaaataattaacttagaTAACAATAAACTCagaaaattaacaacaatcaacaataaatcaataattaacttagaaaattaacaacttaaaattaactcagagaattaacaacaatcaacattAATTAACTCAAATAATGATAAACTTAGAAAATTAACAATCATCTAAAACACCATCAACTAAAAACAAACCCTAAATTACACTCTATCTAacctaatattatttaatttctaattataataaattaatataacaaaTCCTAATCATACACttcactaaaaaaattaatcaataatttaataaaatatctaaCAAAAtcctaaacaaacaaaaatgtGAAAAAACTACAAAAATTATAGGAAAATGATCTCTGATGATGGTTGTAGAGCAGTGGAAGTGTGATAATGACAGGAGACAGCAGTGAAACCTACAGTGATAGAGTTAGAATTTAGTAACATAACAAGTAACCAAAAGGAGAAATGGACAACAACAACATAACCTTCCTTGGCGTGGTGGGCCTCAATCGTGGTCATAACAACAAGGCGATGACCTCTGATCGACGACCAGGGATACCAACAGCAGCGGCACGGCAGAGATTTTTCACGGAAACTCCAGCAATAGTAACAATGACGTGCTGATCAGCAACGATAATGTGACTTATTGACAGTGACGGCAGCTCCAGGTGGTGGCGGCGCAACCTTTTTTACTGTTGGATTTACCGGCAAAAAAATTCGACGGTAAGGTGTTCGTCGTTGCCTAAACGACATGTTTCACTAAATCCTGTTATCGTCAAAATTTTTCGACAGAAAATTCAACAGTAAATTTGGCGCTAATAAGATTAATTTTTGCACCTCTATTTACCGTCGGATTTAGCGGCGAAATTTTAAATCCAACGGTAACTTATTCGAGGGACAAATGTTCACTTGTAATCATCGAAAAATCCGTCACTAAATTCGTTGGTAACGTTTGTCGCTAAATCCGACGATAAATTTAACGGTATTTAACGTATTTTTTGCAGTGtgtgtatttgtatataaatatatttattgttaaacttatttttaatgtatattttgatactaataaataattttagttgctgattttaatataaatttacaGTGATTGTTCTCTTAGATATAGATACAACCAATTTATTTATATAGTCAACTAGAATTTTTCATTTGAGGCATGAAAGTCAAGATGGATAttcatttttaaagaaaatattattcCAACGAAAGTTTCAAGTTATAGGGTTTGATTAGACTAATTTTTCTAGTTTTTCAACGTTAATTAATTACCTTGAGCTTAAGCTCCAACCAAATTTCACGAGGTACCTATAAATCAGAGAAAGTTAAAGCTGTGTGCACACACATCTGAAAATgaagttaaaataattaaacaatcGTTATTTTCTACTCTCTGTGACTTAAtttattgaattaattaaaGTACATAGGATTTGGCTTTTTGCCTTGAGTTTTGGTACTTTTGTCCACTAGTAAAAATATCAAAGGATTTGACAAATTAAGCGAAAGTTTTTATGCTTCAAACCGTGTATATGTTATTTATAGAACAATGAACAACTATGTATATTAAACCATTTTTATTTAACGGATAATATATTCACAAAAATTGtagttttaattttgaattactttttttattcctaaaaagtaaattaaacaataacaaagttgagagaaaaagaaaaagatgagtaaataaaatacattacaATTGTTCTCAAAACAAATTACAAGACAACAACTTTCAGTTGTCCAGCACATCAATTCAAAAGGGaaacataaaaatcaaaatccaaatacaattaccattacacttattattattttcccTAAAGCaaccaaattaaaagaaataatgaTCAAAGCAATATTAATCAATTAGTTCAAACACTAATTAATCATCTATTGAAAACCCTGCAATTTCTTCTAATCTCTCCGTCGTTACCGACCTTAACATCAATGCTTCCCATCTTTACAATGGCATTCACAAAACTCTGCTGAAAGCTCGCCGGGTTGGCGGCGAAACTCGAAACCAATCCTTTAGACGAAGAATCCAAAGCCAACTGTTGGTCAATGAAAAGAACACCTTGCTTGTTAAGAATTTGTTTATAGAACTGATTGTCAAAAACCATAGAAGTATTTTGATCCAAGAACGTCCTTAGATCCTTCTTGGAAGGCTTAGATTGCGTCCCACAAAGCTTCACAAGGTTCGAATCCAAAGTAGGGTCCATTGTTGTGTCTGCACCTCCTAGCCTATTTCTGAAGAAGCTACAATGAGCGAAACCAACGGTGTGTGCTCCCAAAAGGGTAACCATTTCGTTCAGAAACATGCCTTTTGATGTGAAGATTCGTAGGGCTTGGGATACCGTTGAACCCGGCCCGGGCAGGTTTACGTCGGATGGATTCGAGACTAATCCATCGCGGCGTCCTGTCGGGACGCTGTACTTTGGCCCTCCGGCCAAATCTACAGCGTCTCTTGTGGCGAGTGTTATTATGTCTGCACATGAGACTGTTGAAGGGCATGCTTTCTCTAGGGCCTTTTTCGCCTCGTCGATGATCTCGAAACCCCTAACGGTTCCATTTGCTCCGGCGTCTTTCTCCGATTGGTTTCCCTTTTTGGAGTCTATTAGTATGGATGCGTCACAACCCTGAAAAGTGAAAACCAATTCATCAATGGGAATGCTGACCAAACGTACATGACAATTGTAAAGATGTTAAGTGATAACTAAAATGTGAATATATtatgttaaataatttatatagtcaaatatattaagtaatttaataattttaaattatcaccttaatataaaaatatttttatgtaaataataataaaaaaattgaagataaCATGTtacttataaaatatataacttaattattttaaatatattttatactaaatataatgttcgttgttttaattttttttattatgaatcaatattttaaatacaattTATATTATGATATATCAAAACAATGTTAATATAAATCGGAAGGAATGAAGAATAGTAAAAAAGCAGTAGCTACTGTATGAAACAAAACTTGCGTGTGTGTTCGCTATAGTAGTGTCTTACATGGACAAAGCAATCATGAAAGTGCATGCGAAGCAAGCCACCGGTGATGGACTTATCACCATTGAAGCGCTTTTGAACAACTTGGCGAACAATGGCTTCTGCTTTTGGGCAGCTAGTCCCATAGAAACCAACCGTTAGGTCAGCTATTGATGCCAAGGGAAGAATTAATAACAATACTACAAAAATTGTGAACTTCACCATATTTGAGCAAAAGAGTGTGTTATGCCTTATGCGAATGTGTTTTATTTATTGAGTGTGTTGGCTAAGAGAACTCGAAGCTAATCTATATATATAGGTAGGGAATGAAGGATATGATGTGATTAGAGAGTGTGGTGTGTGTGCCATGATTGAGAGAACAACTGCAAATTTTCCTAGTCAAACTTGGGCTAATAGTGACCAacttcttattttattaattttacttttattttataattatataggGAACGGAGCATGGATTTGAGGATGATCCATGACTTGCCACCGAAAGATTAATATTTACGACTCcgtgtttttattcttgtttgtATGCATCAAATGGCTATATATATAGTTACGTAGGGAAAAggaaaaacatgtttttttcTGTATATGACAACAAAACTAGAATGTTGCATATTGCCAACTAGCTTATATGAAGAATATGGTATATATGGGATAGGATGGGAGAGGCGAATCTTGACGCGGTTTTACGTATAGATAAGcttttttaaaaactttttttttatctttatatgaCATTTAAGAAATTCTGTATATGATAAAAGAAATGGAATTTTTTATTTCGATTTTTAGATAAATTTGGTTTGTAGATATCCGTGAGGATTATGCAATTGCTAATGACCtatgtatataaaatttatGTCAATGCTATATCGCAATATAAAAATCTACCTAACCACACCATACAGCTTTTCAgatttgactttttttgctcTTTCTCTAAATGATCTGATTTTATAAGGAAAGAATATTCTggcagattttttttttcaaaaatgttcTGTTGAAGAAGAACAATGGCATGCTATTATTGGATAAAATAAATCGATCAGTTCATTAGGAATCACGGAGTCAGCAATAagcaagttttttttttttaaatattcttgCACTCATTcaaaatttactttttcacccatttttttattttcttctctacAACCAAGCACCACAACGCTATCACCAGCAATGCCACCTAACTCCTCGCCGGCAGCCACTCATCAATTGTCATTCTTCAACCACCAATAGCAATGCCGAAACCAAAATTATcgaaacagaaaaaaaaaaagaaaaaagtgaatAATCAAATTTGTGGCAAGAGAAAAAAGGGAAGAGATTTAAAATACGTCAAACATTTGAAAATTCATGTTTCAgaatatgaaaaatcatgatATGAGCAAATGTGAATCAAGCAAATTGAAGTAAAAAATGAAGATTGAGAGAAGAGGGATGAACTTCTCATTTCACAAATTGAAAATGAACAACTGAACTCTCATAAagctggatcttgaagcttatGTGTGTGCTCCACAAGCAATCTCAGCCATACACTTAATTAACAATTTCTAACAGACTATTCTATTTATGAAAACTCCAACTAACTCTAACTAACTTGTCTTAACTAGTCATAACAGAATAGAGTTAAAAGTTCTAAAAACCTATAAATAACAGTGCTACCGCTGTATTGAAATATAAGCTAAGTTACACCCTCCATTAAGTTTGGATGGTAAAAGTTCAGCAATCCAAGCTTGATGTTGGTAGAGAAGGGCCCAAGAGACAATGCCTTGATGAGAAAATTTGCAAGCTGCTCTTTTAAGGTCACTGGCATAAAATGAATCAGACTCAAAAGTAACTTTTTTCTAACAATATGATAATCAACTTCGATATATTTTGTTCTTTCCTGAAAGATGGGATTGATAGAAATATGAATTATTGATTGATTATTACAGAAGATTATGATTGGTTTTTGGAGTGAAAAACCAATGAAAAACATCAGAAAGGATAACCAACGAGCTTCACATATTGCAGCAGCAAAGGTTCTATATTCTACTTTAGTAGAAGACTTTATAACAgttatttttgtttcttgcttttcCAACTTATCAACGAGCGAGGTACTAAGCATGAAGTAGTAGCCAAAGATAGCTTTTGTTGTGTTTACACATGTCGCCCAATCAGCATCTGCAAAGTCAGAAATATGCATAGATGAATAAGAGGAAACGAATAAACTAGTAGTGGGATTGTCCTTTAAATATTTAAGAATTCTGAACACAGCCTGCAAGTGGACAGAGGTAGCATGGTCTAAGAACTAACTTAGTTGACCTACTGCATAGGAGAGATCAGGTCTTGTGCTGGTAAGGTAAAGCAAGCGACGAATGAGCTGCCTATACACAATTTAATCAAAGAGTGCAATGCCAAATTCCTTAGTTAACTTCTGAGTGTAATCGGTGTGCAAACTGGTTTGCAGTCAAGATAGCCAAAGTCCTTGAGCAAGTCCATGGCATACTTCCTTTGGTAAATGTGAACTCCAGCCTTTGACCTTGCAACCTCCATCCCTAAAGAGTACTTGAGATCCCCGAGATTTTGAACTTTTGATGTAAGATTGATTTGATGGAATTGATTTCATCCAAATCATCATCTGTGAGGGCAAGATCATCAACATAAACCAGAATCGCAGTGAATTCCTGTTGTCTTCTCTTAATGAAAAGAGAGTGATCATCCACACATTAAACATATCCTGCCTCACACAAGGTTTGTGACAGCTTGATGTTCCACTGCCTGCTGGCTTACTTCAAGCCATATAGTGATTTTTGTAACTTGCACACGAGGCCTGTCCTTGCCATTTCCAAGCCTGGTGGTATCTCTATATAGACCTCTTTATCAAGAGATTCCCATGAAAAAATGCCAATTTCTTGCTGTTGCTATTGCCAATATCAATCTCAGTATGATGATTAGTCTAACCTTGCACTTGTATGAATCCTTTTGTAACTAAACGTGCCTTGTGCCTCTCGATTGAATCATCAGGATTGAATTTCACTCGAAAGACCAACTTTCAACCTACAACCTTCTTATCAATTGAGATTTCAGTTAAAAACCAAGTCTGATTTTGATTAAGAGCTTGCAATTCTACTTGAATAACCTCCTCATAAGTGCTAGGTTCTGAGTTATGTAAAATGGTTAGGGATAGGAATTTGTAGTTCAAATTCAGTTTGTCATATGATAATTGTGATGAGAAAGGATACTTAATGGTGGAATCACTAGTGTGGGATGTCCTTGTAGTCATGCAGTGATAATCTTGTAAATAGGTGAGGTCTTTTTACTCTTGTTGACTTTCTAATAACTTGATCATGTTGAAAATGTTATTGTAGTTGATATGGTGTTTTGTGTACTTGTGGTGTGAGTGAAGAATGTTGTTGGTTGAGTTCAGTGACACAATCCTCAATAATTGGATTAAATTGAGGGCTGTCTAATTCTATGCCCTTGGACGAATTAGTGACATTTTCCAAATTTAAACTTAAATTTAGTGACATGTTGAGATTGTTttctgaaattaaaattaaaggtGTTTTTGTATGTGTTGTTGTGTGATGGTGATTATAGGCTTGTGAGCCATAATTAAAAGTGTCATAGAATTTAGATGAATGAATGTTTGAGTGCAATGGAGCTTTATTGTGTTGTGCATAATTTGAAAATGGAAACTCTTTTTCATAAAACACATGTCTTGaaacaaaaatttgttttgtGTGAAGATCAATCAATCTAAAACCTGTGGTGCCATTTTTAAAACCTAAAAAGGTACACTTTTTAGATTGGGGGTCCAATTTGGATCTGGAATGTGTTTGGGTGGAAGCAAAGACTAAGCATCCAAACACTTTTGCATTTGGAAGATCTGGTAGTTTGTCATGGAGTTTATAAAGGTTgatatcttttaaaatggtgTTAGGAAGTCTATTTATTAGGTGTACAACATGAGCAACTACAAATTGTCAAAAATAATAAGGAATATTTGATTCACAAAGCAGTACTCTAGTTATTTCCAATATATGTTTTCTTTCTACAATGCCATTTTCACTATAAGAAATATGCTGAATACCGTCAAATTTATCGTTGGAtttagcatcacacattagtgtCGGCTTTACCGATAGATTTATTGATGGCTTTAGTATGTAATTCGTTAGGTCAAATCATTACCAACAGATTTTTATTTCCGACGGTAAGTTTACCGGTAATAACTAGCGGGAAAACGGAGAAAATAGGTGCGAAATGAAATGTGGGATTTACCGACAGATTTTTGGTGACCCACAATGTCTTACCAACGGATTTATCTGCCGTTTAATCCGATGGTAACGAGCCCTAATTTAAGTTAATTTATCATCTGTGACTCCACTGCCGCGGCGCTCCACCAGCAACGGCTGTCGCTGCCACTGCATCTTCTTCTCCTGAgttcttcttcctctgttcGAAGCTCGGGTTCCATGGtaactcttttttttgtttagtt includes:
- the LOC130932383 gene encoding peroxidase 44-like, with translation MVKFTIFVVLLLILPLASIADLTVGFYGTSCPKAEAIVRQVVQKRFNGDKSITGGLLRMHFHDCFVHGCDASILIDSKKGNQSEKDAGANGTVRGFEIIDEAKKALEKACPSTVSCADIITLATRDAVDLAGGPKYSVPTGRRDGLVSNPSDVNLPGPGSTVSQALRIFTSKGMFLNEMVTLLGAHTVGFAHCSFFRNRLGGADTTMDPTLDSNLVKLCGTQSKPSKKDLRTFLDQNTSMVFDNQFYKQILNKQGVLFIDQQLALDSSSKGLVSSFAANPASFQQSFVNAIVKMGSIDVKVGNDGEIRRNCRVFNR